One segment of Manihot esculenta cultivar AM560-2 chromosome 4, M.esculenta_v8, whole genome shotgun sequence DNA contains the following:
- the LOC110613809 gene encoding uncharacterized protein LOC110613809 isoform X7, with the protein MTGIVHQVSCPCMPEQKGMVERRYRVIGELGIAKQGDSILGAIPLSNSSVDVTQVSVFPVEDIGQMKFVQPLVLAVQAPETILATTTNSEAVAQVVVLSSLAATVSSQLPALQEQSETAELVEIPADREESIVASSPYAAVVQPAENTEPVVDSAAASSPAIWIPAGNASSMEASAETTVEVSSSILDCKTTRSLQPGELTSSSAEPVENQQQVTTLQQPIQSFP; encoded by the exons GAATTGTTCATCAAGTGTCATGTCCATGTATGCCAGAGCAAAAAGGTATGGTTGAAAGGCGATATCGTGTTATCGGAGAACTAG GTATTGCAAAGCAAGGAGATTCCATTCTTGGAGCCATACCTCTGTCAAATAGTTCAGTGGATGTGACACAAGTTAGTGTTTTTCCTGTTGAAGACATAGGACAGATGAAGTTTGTGCAGCCACTTGTGTTAGCAGTACAAGCACCGGAAACAATTCTAGCAACAACAACTAACAGTGAGGCAGTAGCACAAGTTGTTGTACTGTCTTCACTAGCTGCTACTGTATCCTCACAGTTACCAGCATTACAAGAGCAATCAGAAACTGCAGAACTGGTGGAGATACCTGCAGACCGTGAAGAATCAATTGTTGCTTCATCTCCATATGCTGCAGTAGTGCAACCAGCAGAAAATACAGAACCAGTTGTGGATTCTGCTGCTGCCTCATCTCCAGCAATATGGATTCCAGCAGGAAATGCAAGTTCAATGGAGGCTTCTGCAGAAACAACAGTGGAAGTGTCTAGTTCAATACTTGATTGTAAAACAACAAGGTCCTTGCAACCAGGAGAGTTGACAAGTTCGAGTGCAGAACCAGTGGAAAATCAGCAGCAAGTAACAACTCTTCAACAGCCAATACAG AGTTTTCCATGA
- the LOC110613809 gene encoding uncharacterized protein LOC110613809 isoform X8 encodes MTGIAKQGDSILGAIPLSNSSVDVTQVSVFPVEDIGQMKFVQPLVLAVQAPETILATTTNSEAVAQVVVLSSLAATVSSQLPALQEQSETAELVEIPADREESIVASSPYAAVVQPAENTEPVVDSAAASSPAIWIPAGNASSMEASAETTVEVSSSILDCKTTRSLQPGELTSSSAEPVENQQQVTTLQQPIQSFP; translated from the exons GTATTGCAAAGCAAGGAGATTCCATTCTTGGAGCCATACCTCTGTCAAATAGTTCAGTGGATGTGACACAAGTTAGTGTTTTTCCTGTTGAAGACATAGGACAGATGAAGTTTGTGCAGCCACTTGTGTTAGCAGTACAAGCACCGGAAACAATTCTAGCAACAACAACTAACAGTGAGGCAGTAGCACAAGTTGTTGTACTGTCTTCACTAGCTGCTACTGTATCCTCACAGTTACCAGCATTACAAGAGCAATCAGAAACTGCAGAACTGGTGGAGATACCTGCAGACCGTGAAGAATCAATTGTTGCTTCATCTCCATATGCTGCAGTAGTGCAACCAGCAGAAAATACAGAACCAGTTGTGGATTCTGCTGCTGCCTCATCTCCAGCAATATGGATTCCAGCAGGAAATGCAAGTTCAATGGAGGCTTCTGCAGAAACAACAGTGGAAGTGTCTAGTTCAATACTTGATTGTAAAACAACAAGGTCCTTGCAACCAGGAGAGTTGACAAGTTCGAGTGCAGAACCAGTGGAAAATCAGCAGCAAGTAACAACTCTTCAACAGCCAATACAG AGTTTTCCATGA
- the LOC110613809 gene encoding uncharacterized protein LOC110613809 isoform X2: protein MPEQKGMVERRYRVIGELGIAKQGDSILGAIPLSNSSVDVTQVSVFPVEDIGQMKFVQPLVLAVQAPETILATTTNSEAVAQVVVLSSLAATVSSQLPALQEQSETAELVEIPADREESIVASSPYAAVVQPAENTEPVVDSAAASSPAIWIPAGNASSMEASAETTVEVSSSILDCKTTRSLQPGELTSSSAEPVENQQQVTTLQQPIQLQRALYGLKQAPCARFDRLRKYIFSNSFFYNLANPSLLFHIQLMVYLCC, encoded by the exons ATGCCAGAGCAAAAAGGTATGGTTGAAAGGCGATATCGTGTTATCGGAGAACTAG GTATTGCAAAGCAAGGAGATTCCATTCTTGGAGCCATACCTCTGTCAAATAGTTCAGTGGATGTGACACAAGTTAGTGTTTTTCCTGTTGAAGACATAGGACAGATGAAGTTTGTGCAGCCACTTGTGTTAGCAGTACAAGCACCGGAAACAATTCTAGCAACAACAACTAACAGTGAGGCAGTAGCACAAGTTGTTGTACTGTCTTCACTAGCTGCTACTGTATCCTCACAGTTACCAGCATTACAAGAGCAATCAGAAACTGCAGAACTGGTGGAGATACCTGCAGACCGTGAAGAATCAATTGTTGCTTCATCTCCATATGCTGCAGTAGTGCAACCAGCAGAAAATACAGAACCAGTTGTGGATTCTGCTGCTGCCTCATCTCCAGCAATATGGATTCCAGCAGGAAATGCAAGTTCAATGGAGGCTTCTGCAGAAACAACAGTGGAAGTGTCTAGTTCAATACTTGATTGTAAAACAACAAGGTCCTTGCAACCAGGAGAGTTGACAAGTTCGAGTGCAGAACCAGTGGAAAATCAGCAGCAAGTAACAACTCTTCAACAGCCAATACAG TTACAACGTGCTTTGTATGGCCTTAAGCAAGCGCCTTGTGCACGGTTTGATCGTttgagaaaatatattttttctaatagTTTCTTTTATAATCTTGCCAATCCTTCTTTATTATTTCACATACAACTAATGGTGTACTTGTGTTGTTAG
- the LOC110613809 gene encoding uncharacterized protein LOC110613809 isoform X3 has protein sequence MTGIVHQVSCPCMPEQKGIAKQGDSILGAIPLSNSSVDVTQVSVFPVEDIGQMKFVQPLVLAVQAPETILATTTNSEAVAQVVVLSSLAATVSSQLPALQEQSETAELVEIPADREESIVASSPYAAVVQPAENTEPVVDSAAASSPAIWIPAGNASSMEASAETTVEVSSSILDCKTTRSLQPGELTSSSAEPVENQQQVTTLQQPIQLQRALYGLKQAPCARFDRLRKYIFSNSFFYNLANPSLLFHIQLMVYLCC, from the exons GAATTGTTCATCAAGTGTCATGTCCATGTATGCCAGAGCAAAAAG GTATTGCAAAGCAAGGAGATTCCATTCTTGGAGCCATACCTCTGTCAAATAGTTCAGTGGATGTGACACAAGTTAGTGTTTTTCCTGTTGAAGACATAGGACAGATGAAGTTTGTGCAGCCACTTGTGTTAGCAGTACAAGCACCGGAAACAATTCTAGCAACAACAACTAACAGTGAGGCAGTAGCACAAGTTGTTGTACTGTCTTCACTAGCTGCTACTGTATCCTCACAGTTACCAGCATTACAAGAGCAATCAGAAACTGCAGAACTGGTGGAGATACCTGCAGACCGTGAAGAATCAATTGTTGCTTCATCTCCATATGCTGCAGTAGTGCAACCAGCAGAAAATACAGAACCAGTTGTGGATTCTGCTGCTGCCTCATCTCCAGCAATATGGATTCCAGCAGGAAATGCAAGTTCAATGGAGGCTTCTGCAGAAACAACAGTGGAAGTGTCTAGTTCAATACTTGATTGTAAAACAACAAGGTCCTTGCAACCAGGAGAGTTGACAAGTTCGAGTGCAGAACCAGTGGAAAATCAGCAGCAAGTAACAACTCTTCAACAGCCAATACAG TTACAACGTGCTTTGTATGGCCTTAAGCAAGCGCCTTGTGCACGGTTTGATCGTttgagaaaatatattttttctaatagTTTCTTTTATAATCTTGCCAATCCTTCTTTATTATTTCACATACAACTAATGGTGTACTTGTGTTGTTAG
- the LOC110613809 gene encoding uncharacterized protein LOC110613809 isoform X1, whose protein sequence is MTGIVHQVSCPCMPEQKGMVERRYRVIGELGIAKQGDSILGAIPLSNSSVDVTQVSVFPVEDIGQMKFVQPLVLAVQAPETILATTTNSEAVAQVVVLSSLAATVSSQLPALQEQSETAELVEIPADREESIVASSPYAAVVQPAENTEPVVDSAAASSPAIWIPAGNASSMEASAETTVEVSSSILDCKTTRSLQPGELTSSSAEPVENQQQVTTLQQPIQLQRALYGLKQAPCARFDRLRKYIFSNSFFYNLANPSLLFHIQLMVYLCC, encoded by the exons GAATTGTTCATCAAGTGTCATGTCCATGTATGCCAGAGCAAAAAGGTATGGTTGAAAGGCGATATCGTGTTATCGGAGAACTAG GTATTGCAAAGCAAGGAGATTCCATTCTTGGAGCCATACCTCTGTCAAATAGTTCAGTGGATGTGACACAAGTTAGTGTTTTTCCTGTTGAAGACATAGGACAGATGAAGTTTGTGCAGCCACTTGTGTTAGCAGTACAAGCACCGGAAACAATTCTAGCAACAACAACTAACAGTGAGGCAGTAGCACAAGTTGTTGTACTGTCTTCACTAGCTGCTACTGTATCCTCACAGTTACCAGCATTACAAGAGCAATCAGAAACTGCAGAACTGGTGGAGATACCTGCAGACCGTGAAGAATCAATTGTTGCTTCATCTCCATATGCTGCAGTAGTGCAACCAGCAGAAAATACAGAACCAGTTGTGGATTCTGCTGCTGCCTCATCTCCAGCAATATGGATTCCAGCAGGAAATGCAAGTTCAATGGAGGCTTCTGCAGAAACAACAGTGGAAGTGTCTAGTTCAATACTTGATTGTAAAACAACAAGGTCCTTGCAACCAGGAGAGTTGACAAGTTCGAGTGCAGAACCAGTGGAAAATCAGCAGCAAGTAACAACTCTTCAACAGCCAATACAG TTACAACGTGCTTTGTATGGCCTTAAGCAAGCGCCTTGTGCACGGTTTGATCGTttgagaaaatatattttttctaatagTTTCTTTTATAATCTTGCCAATCCTTCTTTATTATTTCACATACAACTAATGGTGTACTTGTGTTGTTAG
- the LOC110613809 gene encoding uncharacterized protein LOC110613809 isoform X4 — protein sequence MPEQKGIAKQGDSILGAIPLSNSSVDVTQVSVFPVEDIGQMKFVQPLVLAVQAPETILATTTNSEAVAQVVVLSSLAATVSSQLPALQEQSETAELVEIPADREESIVASSPYAAVVQPAENTEPVVDSAAASSPAIWIPAGNASSMEASAETTVEVSSSILDCKTTRSLQPGELTSSSAEPVENQQQVTTLQQPIQLQRALYGLKQAPCARFDRLRKYIFSNSFFYNLANPSLLFHIQLMVYLCC from the exons ATGCCAGAGCAAAAAG GTATTGCAAAGCAAGGAGATTCCATTCTTGGAGCCATACCTCTGTCAAATAGTTCAGTGGATGTGACACAAGTTAGTGTTTTTCCTGTTGAAGACATAGGACAGATGAAGTTTGTGCAGCCACTTGTGTTAGCAGTACAAGCACCGGAAACAATTCTAGCAACAACAACTAACAGTGAGGCAGTAGCACAAGTTGTTGTACTGTCTTCACTAGCTGCTACTGTATCCTCACAGTTACCAGCATTACAAGAGCAATCAGAAACTGCAGAACTGGTGGAGATACCTGCAGACCGTGAAGAATCAATTGTTGCTTCATCTCCATATGCTGCAGTAGTGCAACCAGCAGAAAATACAGAACCAGTTGTGGATTCTGCTGCTGCCTCATCTCCAGCAATATGGATTCCAGCAGGAAATGCAAGTTCAATGGAGGCTTCTGCAGAAACAACAGTGGAAGTGTCTAGTTCAATACTTGATTGTAAAACAACAAGGTCCTTGCAACCAGGAGAGTTGACAAGTTCGAGTGCAGAACCAGTGGAAAATCAGCAGCAAGTAACAACTCTTCAACAGCCAATACAG TTACAACGTGCTTTGTATGGCCTTAAGCAAGCGCCTTGTGCACGGTTTGATCGTttgagaaaatatattttttctaatagTTTCTTTTATAATCTTGCCAATCCTTCTTTATTATTTCACATACAACTAATGGTGTACTTGTGTTGTTAG
- the LOC110613809 gene encoding uncharacterized protein LOC110613809 isoform X5, with protein MTGIAKQGDSILGAIPLSNSSVDVTQVSVFPVEDIGQMKFVQPLVLAVQAPETILATTTNSEAVAQVVVLSSLAATVSSQLPALQEQSETAELVEIPADREESIVASSPYAAVVQPAENTEPVVDSAAASSPAIWIPAGNASSMEASAETTVEVSSSILDCKTTRSLQPGELTSSSAEPVENQQQVTTLQQPIQLQRALYGLKQAPCARFDRLRKYIFSNSFFYNLANPSLLFHIQLMVYLCC; from the exons GTATTGCAAAGCAAGGAGATTCCATTCTTGGAGCCATACCTCTGTCAAATAGTTCAGTGGATGTGACACAAGTTAGTGTTTTTCCTGTTGAAGACATAGGACAGATGAAGTTTGTGCAGCCACTTGTGTTAGCAGTACAAGCACCGGAAACAATTCTAGCAACAACAACTAACAGTGAGGCAGTAGCACAAGTTGTTGTACTGTCTTCACTAGCTGCTACTGTATCCTCACAGTTACCAGCATTACAAGAGCAATCAGAAACTGCAGAACTGGTGGAGATACCTGCAGACCGTGAAGAATCAATTGTTGCTTCATCTCCATATGCTGCAGTAGTGCAACCAGCAGAAAATACAGAACCAGTTGTGGATTCTGCTGCTGCCTCATCTCCAGCAATATGGATTCCAGCAGGAAATGCAAGTTCAATGGAGGCTTCTGCAGAAACAACAGTGGAAGTGTCTAGTTCAATACTTGATTGTAAAACAACAAGGTCCTTGCAACCAGGAGAGTTGACAAGTTCGAGTGCAGAACCAGTGGAAAATCAGCAGCAAGTAACAACTCTTCAACAGCCAATACAG TTACAACGTGCTTTGTATGGCCTTAAGCAAGCGCCTTGTGCACGGTTTGATCGTttgagaaaatatattttttctaatagTTTCTTTTATAATCTTGCCAATCCTTCTTTATTATTTCACATACAACTAATGGTGTACTTGTGTTGTTAG
- the LOC110613809 gene encoding uncharacterized protein LOC110613809 isoform X6: protein MTGIVHQVSCPCMPEQKGMVERRYRVIGELGIAKQGDSILGAIPLSNSSVDVTQVSVFPVEDIGQMKFVQPLVLAVQAPETILATTTNSEAVAQVVVLSSLAATVSSQLPALQEQSETAELVEIPADREESIVASSPYAAVVQPAENTEPVVDSAAASSPAIWIPAGNASSMEASAETTVEVSSSILDCKTTRSLQPGELTSSSAEPVENQQQVTTLQQPIQVRNDNLELLQDQ, encoded by the exons GAATTGTTCATCAAGTGTCATGTCCATGTATGCCAGAGCAAAAAGGTATGGTTGAAAGGCGATATCGTGTTATCGGAGAACTAG GTATTGCAAAGCAAGGAGATTCCATTCTTGGAGCCATACCTCTGTCAAATAGTTCAGTGGATGTGACACAAGTTAGTGTTTTTCCTGTTGAAGACATAGGACAGATGAAGTTTGTGCAGCCACTTGTGTTAGCAGTACAAGCACCGGAAACAATTCTAGCAACAACAACTAACAGTGAGGCAGTAGCACAAGTTGTTGTACTGTCTTCACTAGCTGCTACTGTATCCTCACAGTTACCAGCATTACAAGAGCAATCAGAAACTGCAGAACTGGTGGAGATACCTGCAGACCGTGAAGAATCAATTGTTGCTTCATCTCCATATGCTGCAGTAGTGCAACCAGCAGAAAATACAGAACCAGTTGTGGATTCTGCTGCTGCCTCATCTCCAGCAATATGGATTCCAGCAGGAAATGCAAGTTCAATGGAGGCTTCTGCAGAAACAACAGTGGAAGTGTCTAGTTCAATACTTGATTGTAAAACAACAAGGTCCTTGCAACCAGGAGAGTTGACAAGTTCGAGTGCAGAACCAGTGGAAAATCAGCAGCAAGTAACAACTCTTCAACAGCCAATACAGGTACGTAATGATAATTTGGAATTGTTGCAAGATCAATAG